In Atribacterota bacterium, the following proteins share a genomic window:
- a CDS encoding Fur family transcriptional regulator, which translates to MKSNFNDLSTELKKRKIHPSYQRLRILDYLYKNQYHPTAEQIFKDLQREIPTLSKTTIYNTLNLFLENGLVRAVNIEEHETRYDIITEKHGHFKCEICGEITNFFIDFDSLKAKELNGFKIIDKNIYFKGICPGCLSNVNKNNIDKKD; encoded by the coding sequence ATGAAATCAAACTTTAATGATTTATCAACCGAATTAAAAAAAAGAAAAATACACCCCTCATATCAGAGACTAAGAATATTGGACTATTTATACAAAAACCAATATCATCCAACTGCAGAACAGATATTTAAGGATCTTCAAAGAGAAATACCTACTTTATCAAAAACTACGATTTACAATACATTAAATCTCTTTCTTGAAAATGGATTAGTAAGAGCAGTCAATATTGAAGAACATGAAACCCGCTATGATATCATTACCGAAAAACATGGACATTTTAAGTGTGAAATTTGTGGTGAAATAACCAATTTCTTTATAGACTTTGATTCCTTAAAAGCGAAAGAATTGAACGGTTTCAAAATAATCGATAAGAATATATATTTCAAAGGCATTTGTCCTGGGTGTTTATCAAATGTAAATAAAAATAATATAGATAAAAAAGATTAA
- a CDS encoding DUF3159 domain-containing protein has translation MVKSKEILEEINSVISGKTLDAIFPPLFFVLFNSIANLNLAVVASFFLALILAAIRLIKRQDLKYALGGLVGVIMASVLVYLTRNPALYFIGPVISSGLLLVLAVVSLITGKPLAAWASHLSRGWPLEWYWRKDIKPAYLEVTWFWTGLILTRLFIQILLLRIGDVSRIAWVNILLGWPLTLFVLILTYIYGIRRLHLLQGPGVEEFKAGKNAPWIGQSRGF, from the coding sequence TTGGTTAAAAGCAAAGAAATATTAGAAGAGATTAATTCAGTTATTTCTGGTAAGACACTTGATGCCATCTTTCCACCATTATTTTTTGTTTTATTTAATAGTATCGCAAATTTAAATTTGGCTGTTGTAGCTTCATTTTTTCTGGCATTAATATTGGCAGCTATTCGTCTTATTAAGAGGCAAGATTTGAAATATGCCCTGGGTGGCTTGGTTGGAGTTATAATGGCATCAGTCCTGGTATATTTAACCAGAAACCCGGCTCTTTATTTTATCGGACCTGTCATAAGTAGCGGGTTGCTTTTAGTTTTAGCTGTAGTAAGCTTAATAACCGGTAAGCCTCTGGCTGCCTGGGCAAGTCATTTAAGCCGTGGATGGCCTCTGGAATGGTATTGGCGTAAGGATATCAAGCCGGCATATCTTGAAGTAACCTGGTTTTGGACGGGATTGATTCTGACGCGTTTATTTATACAGATTTTATTATTAAGGATTGGAGATGTATCCAGGATAGCATGGGTTAATATCTTACTGGGATGGCCTTTAACTTTATTTGTACTAATTTTAACTTATATATATGGTATCCGGCGTTTGCATCTGCTACAAGGTCCTGGAGTAGAGGAATTTAAAGCAGGTAAGAATGCCCCCTGGATAGGACAGAGTAGAGGTTTTTAA
- the katG gene encoding catalase/peroxidase HPI, with protein MNEKSKCPVTGKTGNITTGGGTSNKEWWPNQLNLKILHQHSNLSNPMEESFNYAEEFKKLDLKAIKKDLYALMNDSQEWWPADYGHYGPLFIRMAWHSAGTYRMGDGRGGAGSGSQRLAPLNSWPDNVNLDKARRLLWPIKQKYGRKISWADLMVLTGNCALESMGLKTFGFAGGRKDVWEPEEDVYWGSESEWLGDKRYSGDRELENPLAAVQMGLIYVNPEGPNGNPDPVASGRDVRETFARMAMNDKETVALIAGGHTFGKCHGAGPATHVGPEPEAAPIEEQGLGWKSSFGSGKGGDTIGSGIEGAWKPKPTKWDMGYLKVLFKYEWELVKSPAGANQWLAKDVDEEDMVVDAHDPSKKHRPMMTTADMSLRYDPKYEPIARHYLENPEEFEDAFARAWFKLTHRDMGPRSRYLGPEVPKEELLWQDPVPEVDHELINEQDITKLKNKIITSGLSVSQLVSTAWAAASTFRGSDMRGGANGARIRLAPQVDWEVNQPEQLKAVLQKIEGIQKEFNSTQSGGKKVSLADLIVLGGCAGIEKAAKNAGYEVNVPFVPGRTDASQEQTDVEAFKVLEPVADGFRNYLKGKYSLSAEELLLDKAQLLTLTAPEMTVLIGGMRVLNANYGQSQHGVFTSRPESLTNDFFVSLLDMSTTWKAKDKEKNVFEGRDRATDELKWTATRVDLIFGSNSQLRAIAEVYACEDAQEKFLQDFVSAWNKVMNADRFDII; from the coding sequence ATGAATGAAAAAAGCAAATGCCCGGTAACGGGCAAAACCGGAAATATCACTACAGGCGGTGGAACTTCGAATAAAGAGTGGTGGCCTAATCAATTGAATCTCAAGATTCTTCACCAACACTCAAACTTGAGTAATCCGATGGAAGAGTCGTTCAATTATGCTGAAGAATTTAAAAAACTTGATTTGAAAGCGATAAAAAAAGACCTCTATGCTTTGATGAATGATTCACAGGAGTGGTGGCCAGCTGATTATGGTCACTATGGTCCGCTTTTTATTCGGATGGCCTGGCACAGTGCAGGGACCTACCGAATGGGTGATGGTCGTGGGGGTGCGGGATCAGGATCTCAACGTTTAGCCCCCTTAAACAGCTGGCCTGACAATGTAAACCTGGATAAAGCACGTCGTTTACTCTGGCCAATTAAACAGAAATATGGTAGGAAGATTTCCTGGGCTGATCTGATGGTTCTAACCGGTAATTGTGCTTTAGAGTCGATGGGTTTAAAAACCTTTGGTTTTGCCGGTGGACGAAAGGATGTGTGGGAGCCGGAAGAGGACGTTTATTGGGGCTCTGAAAGTGAATGGCTTGGAGATAAGCGCTATTCCGGAGACAGAGAATTGGAAAATCCCCTTGCTGCCGTTCAGATGGGTTTGATATATGTAAACCCGGAAGGTCCAAACGGTAATCCGGATCCGGTTGCCTCCGGTCGGGACGTCAGAGAGACATTTGCTCGTATGGCTATGAATGATAAAGAGACTGTTGCCCTGATTGCAGGAGGTCATACCTTTGGTAAATGTCATGGTGCAGGTCCTGCAACTCATGTGGGTCCTGAACCTGAAGCTGCTCCCATTGAAGAACAAGGTCTCGGATGGAAGAGCAGTTTTGGCAGTGGAAAAGGCGGAGATACTATTGGTAGTGGAATAGAGGGTGCATGGAAACCGAAACCAACAAAATGGGACATGGGGTATCTTAAAGTGTTGTTCAAATATGAGTGGGAGTTAGTTAAAAGCCCTGCAGGCGCAAATCAATGGCTGGCCAAGGATGTTGATGAAGAAGATATGGTAGTTGATGCGCATGATCCTTCAAAGAAACACCGGCCAATGATGACCACAGCAGATATGTCACTACGTTATGACCCAAAATATGAGCCGATCGCACGCCACTATCTGGAAAATCCTGAAGAATTTGAAGATGCCTTCGCACGTGCATGGTTTAAGTTAACCCACCGTGATATGGGACCTCGTTCACGTTATCTTGGCCCGGAAGTTCCAAAAGAGGAACTACTCTGGCAAGATCCAGTTCCAGAAGTTGATCATGAACTAATTAATGAACAGGATATCACAAAACTCAAGAATAAGATTATTACCTCTGGATTATCTGTTTCCCAGCTGGTTTCAACAGCCTGGGCTGCAGCATCTACTTTCCGTGGTTCAGACATGCGCGGCGGGGCGAATGGGGCAAGAATACGTCTTGCACCACAGGTTGATTGGGAGGTTAACCAGCCAGAACAATTAAAGGCTGTACTTCAGAAAATAGAAGGTATCCAGAAAGAGTTTAATAGCACTCAGTCCGGAGGGAAGAAGGTGTCACTTGCTGATCTGATTGTCCTGGGTGGGTGTGCTGGTATAGAGAAAGCTGCTAAAAATGCCGGTTATGAGGTGAATGTACCATTTGTACCTGGACGGACAGATGCATCACAAGAACAGACTGATGTGGAAGCATTTAAAGTCCTTGAACCGGTTGCAGACGGATTTCGCAACTATCTTAAAGGAAAATACTCGCTATCAGCAGAGGAACTATTACTTGATAAGGCACAACTTCTTACATTGACCGCTCCTGAAATGACCGTTCTAATTGGCGGTATGCGTGTTTTGAATGCTAATTATGGGCAATCCCAACATGGGGTCTTTACCAGCAGGCCTGAATCTCTTACCAATGATTTTTTCGTGAGCCTGCTTGATATGAGTACAACCTGGAAGGCAAAAGACAAAGAGAAGAATGTGTTTGAGGGTCGTGATCGTGCAACCGATGAACTTAAATGGACTGCTACCCGCGTAGATCTCATTTTCGGTTCTAATTCTCAGCTCCGGGCAATTGCGGAAGTCTATGCTTGTGAAGATGCTCAGGAGAAATTCTTACAAGACTTTGTATCTGCCTGGAATAAGGTAATGAATGCCGATAGGTTTGATATTATCTAA